From Actinoplanes oblitus, a single genomic window includes:
- the aroF gene encoding 3-deoxy-7-phosphoheptulonate synthase — MVVVMAPGATPADVEAVVYLVQSAGGQAFVSRGLSRTIVGLVGDVADFEALNLGSLPGVLQVIRVSVPFKLVSREHHPDRSVIRVGGVPIGPGTLTVIAGPCAVESYEQTLEAARLARSAGAALLRGGAFKPRTSPYSYQGLGEEGLRILAAVRAETGLPVVTEVIDPGSVGMVASYADMLQIGARNMQNFALLQAVGSAGKPVLLKRGFSATIEEWLSAAEYIAQRGNLDIVLCERGIRTFETATRNTLDISAVPVAQRLSHLPVIVDPSHSGGRRDLVVPLTRAAIGVGADGLMIDVHPEPKMALCDGDQALPESDIREIADIVVSMPPLLGRSLTLPAEAAGQVPAGV; from the coding sequence ATGGTCGTCGTGATGGCGCCGGGGGCTACTCCGGCGGACGTGGAGGCGGTCGTCTACCTGGTCCAGTCGGCCGGTGGGCAGGCGTTCGTCAGTCGTGGGCTGTCCCGGACCATCGTCGGGCTGGTCGGCGACGTGGCCGACTTCGAGGCGCTCAACCTGGGCAGCCTGCCGGGCGTGCTGCAGGTGATCCGGGTGTCGGTGCCGTTCAAGCTGGTGAGCCGCGAGCACCACCCGGACCGTTCGGTGATCCGGGTCGGCGGGGTGCCGATCGGCCCCGGCACGCTCACCGTGATCGCCGGGCCGTGCGCGGTGGAGTCGTACGAGCAGACGCTGGAGGCGGCCCGGCTGGCCAGGTCCGCCGGGGCCGCGCTGCTGCGCGGTGGCGCGTTCAAGCCGCGGACCTCGCCGTACTCGTACCAGGGACTGGGCGAGGAGGGGCTGCGCATCCTGGCCGCGGTCCGCGCCGAGACCGGGTTGCCGGTGGTCACCGAGGTGATCGATCCGGGCAGCGTCGGCATGGTCGCGTCGTACGCCGACATGCTGCAGATCGGCGCCCGCAACATGCAGAACTTCGCCCTGCTCCAGGCGGTCGGCTCGGCCGGGAAACCGGTGCTGCTCAAGCGCGGGTTCAGCGCGACGATCGAGGAGTGGCTGAGCGCCGCCGAATACATCGCCCAGCGCGGCAACCTGGACATCGTGCTCTGCGAGCGGGGTATCCGGACGTTCGAGACCGCCACCCGCAACACCCTGGACATCAGCGCGGTGCCGGTGGCCCAGCGGCTCTCGCACCTGCCGGTGATCGTGGACCCGTCGCACTCCGGCGGGCGCCGCGACCTGGTGGTGCCGCTGACCCGCGCGGCGATCGGGGTGGGCGCGGACGGCCTGATGATCGACGTGCACCCCGAGCCCAAGATGGCGCTCTGCGACGGTGACCAGGCGCTGCCCGAGTCCGACATCCGGGAGATCGCCGACATCGTGGTGAGCATGCCGCCCCTGCTCGGGCGCTCGCTCACCCTGCCCGCGGAGGCCGCCGGGCAGGTACCCGCAGGGGTCTGA
- a CDS encoding MBL fold metallo-hydrolase: protein MSEERLFLRPNTIIEPLVDRFYASMYATAPVTATMSLAFRLIPMLESYLQAPEWHYKGSRDPKFRGGFFVNVDDKRKDEVQALLTAIRRDRAGMIRFAEAIAEAEKTVRAEATGYDLRPLYPKLPTELAGLVEVTYDTSNNPSLHFQEPLVYKSAAYTEDRQSVQLSVETGIERPFVMSTPRLPSPDVLELKIPFRHPGLEELFLSRIRPTTLSALRAALELDDAQAAQLAGLLVPESALHGDRHVTSGARIRYWGHACLLMQTPDVTIMTDPFISADTDATGRYTYNDLPDHIDYVIITHGHSDHLVPETLLQLRGRVGTFVVPRTSRGNLADPSLALYLKSYGLPAIEVDDFDEIAFPGGKIVATPFFGEHADLDIRAKSTYFISLGGKSIYVGADSSGVDPVLYRYVRRHLGKVDIAFLGMECDGAPLNWQYQPFLTQPLPKKMAESRKMSGSDADQAGEIVNELGAEEVYIYAMGEESWLGHVMATSYNEDSYQLQQIAKFETWCSNRGVKFAHLLDQHEWHWPHP, encoded by the coding sequence GTGAGCGAGGAGCGCCTCTTTCTCCGGCCCAACACCATCATCGAGCCACTGGTCGACAGGTTCTACGCCTCGATGTACGCGACGGCTCCGGTCACTGCCACCATGAGCCTCGCCTTCCGGCTGATCCCGATGCTGGAGTCCTATCTGCAGGCCCCGGAATGGCATTACAAGGGCAGCCGGGACCCGAAGTTCCGGGGCGGGTTCTTCGTCAACGTCGACGACAAGCGCAAGGACGAGGTCCAGGCGCTGCTCACCGCCATCCGGCGGGACCGCGCCGGCATGATCCGGTTCGCCGAGGCGATCGCCGAGGCCGAGAAGACCGTCCGTGCCGAGGCGACCGGGTACGACCTCCGGCCGCTGTACCCGAAACTGCCCACCGAGCTGGCGGGTCTGGTGGAGGTCACCTACGACACCAGCAACAACCCGTCGCTGCACTTCCAGGAGCCGCTGGTCTACAAGAGCGCGGCGTACACCGAGGACCGGCAGTCGGTGCAGCTCTCGGTGGAGACCGGGATCGAGCGGCCGTTCGTGATGAGCACGCCGCGGCTGCCGTCGCCGGACGTGCTGGAGTTGAAGATCCCGTTCCGGCACCCGGGCCTGGAGGAGCTCTTCCTGTCCCGGATCCGGCCCACCACCCTGTCCGCCCTGCGCGCCGCGCTGGAACTCGACGACGCGCAGGCGGCTCAGCTCGCCGGCCTGCTGGTCCCGGAGTCCGCGCTGCACGGCGACCGGCACGTCACGTCCGGCGCCCGGATCCGGTACTGGGGTCACGCCTGCCTGCTCATGCAGACGCCTGACGTGACCATCATGACCGACCCGTTCATCAGCGCGGACACCGACGCCACCGGCCGGTACACCTACAACGACCTGCCCGACCACATCGACTACGTGATCATCACGCACGGGCACTCCGACCACCTCGTGCCGGAGACCCTGCTGCAGCTGCGCGGCCGGGTGGGCACGTTCGTGGTGCCGCGCACCTCGCGCGGCAACCTGGCCGACCCGTCCCTGGCGCTCTACCTGAAGAGCTACGGGCTGCCGGCGATCGAGGTGGACGACTTCGACGAGATCGCCTTCCCCGGCGGCAAGATCGTCGCCACCCCGTTCTTCGGTGAGCACGCCGATCTCGACATCCGCGCCAAGTCGACGTACTTCATCAGCCTGGGCGGCAAGTCGATCTACGTGGGCGCCGACTCGTCCGGCGTCGACCCGGTCCTCTACCGCTACGTCCGCCGGCACCTCGGCAAGGTCGACATCGCGTTCCTCGGCATGGAGTGCGACGGAGCGCCGCTGAACTGGCAGTACCAGCCGTTCCTCACCCAGCCGCTGCCGAAGAAGATGGCGGAGAGCCGCAAGATGTCCGGCTCCGACGCGGACCAGGCCGGCGAGATCGTCAACGAGCTGGGCGCCGAGGAGGTCTACATCTACGCGATGGGCGAGGAGAGCTGGCTCGGCCACGTCATGGCGACCAGCTACAACGAGGACTCCTACCAGCTGCAGCAGATCGCCAAGTTCGAGACCTGGTGCTCGAACCGCGGGGTGAAGTTCGCCCACCTGCTCGACCAGCACGAATGGCACTGGCCCCACCCCTGA
- a CDS encoding cytochrome P450 — MSGDNERPIHILRQGFDPADRLRAAGKLTKISLGSGAEATTTWLAAGHSVVRQVLGDHKRFSTRRRHDDADEIGGRGRFRPQELVGNLMDYDPPEHTRMRQLMTPGFTQRRMRRMATRIEEIVADRLDAMEQEGSPADLVELVADQVPGTVLCELVGVPRDDQAMFLQLCHGHLDPTRSQRKRAVAGEAFSRYLLAMMARERKDPGEGLIGSIVAEHGDTITDEELRGFCVQVMLAGDDNVSGMIGLGVLALLRNPEQIAAVRGDDQSADRAVDELIRYLTVPYAPTPRTAMEDVTIDGQVIRKGETVLCSLPMANRDPDLMPDPDRLDVTRTPAPHVAFGHGIHHCLGAALTRLQLRIVYTALWRRFPGLRLADPDQEIMFRTSTPAYGLRSLLVAW, encoded by the coding sequence TTGAGTGGTGACAACGAGCGTCCGATCCACATCCTCCGGCAGGGGTTCGACCCGGCCGACCGACTGCGCGCCGCCGGGAAACTGACGAAGATCTCCCTGGGGTCCGGGGCGGAGGCCACGACGACCTGGCTCGCGGCCGGGCACTCGGTGGTGCGGCAGGTGCTCGGCGACCACAAGCGGTTCAGCACCCGCCGCCGGCACGACGACGCCGACGAGATCGGCGGGCGGGGCCGGTTCCGGCCGCAGGAGTTGGTCGGCAACCTGATGGACTACGACCCGCCCGAGCACACCCGGATGCGGCAGCTGATGACGCCCGGCTTCACCCAGCGCCGGATGCGCCGGATGGCCACGCGCATCGAGGAGATCGTGGCGGACCGGCTGGACGCGATGGAGCAGGAGGGCTCGCCCGCGGACCTGGTCGAGCTGGTCGCCGACCAGGTGCCCGGGACCGTGCTCTGCGAGCTGGTCGGGGTGCCGCGCGACGACCAGGCCATGTTCCTGCAGCTGTGCCACGGGCACCTCGACCCCACGCGGAGCCAGCGGAAGCGGGCGGTCGCCGGCGAGGCGTTCTCCCGCTACCTGCTGGCGATGATGGCCCGCGAGCGCAAGGACCCGGGTGAGGGGCTGATCGGGTCGATCGTCGCCGAGCACGGCGACACGATCACCGACGAGGAACTGCGCGGCTTCTGCGTACAGGTGATGCTGGCCGGCGACGACAACGTCTCCGGCATGATCGGCCTGGGCGTGCTGGCGCTGCTGCGCAACCCCGAGCAGATCGCCGCGGTGCGGGGCGACGACCAGTCGGCGGACCGGGCGGTCGACGAGCTGATCCGGTACCTGACGGTCCCGTACGCGCCGACGCCGCGGACCGCCATGGAGGACGTCACCATCGACGGCCAGGTGATCCGCAAGGGGGAGACGGTCCTCTGCTCGCTGCCGATGGCCAACCGTGACCCCGACCTGATGCCCGACCCCGACCGCCTCGACGTCACCCGCACGCCCGCGCCGCACGTCGCGTTCGGGCACGGCATCCATCACTGCCTGGGCGCGGCGCTGACCCGCCTCCAGCTGCGGATCGTGTACACCGCCCTGTGGCGGCGTTTCCCCGGCCTGCGGCTGGCGGATCCCGACCAGGAAATCATGTTCCGGACGAGCACCCCGGCGTACGGATTGCGCAGTCTGCTGGTCGCCTGGTAA
- a CDS encoding cytochrome P450 translates to MDHVIDEVAPLVEPTANYMRRTNCDPHEDMFALRAHGPLIRIGGNAAIQMGAEYLWQAMGYDVVRRILGDHENFTTRLRLTNSQPISGEGTTMPPELVGQIATYDPPEHTRLRRMLTPEFTVRRIRRLEPAIQELIDERVDALEAEGQPADLQTVFADPVGGGAVCELLGIPRDDRNLFMRRVRQNVDLSRGFKARAADSAAFNRYLDSLIARQRRDPDEEFLGMLVRDHGDDVTDEELRGVCTALVLGGVETVAGMLGFGVMALLDNPGQRDLLFAGPEQTDRLVNELLRYLSAVQQPTPRMAVKDVVVGGQLIKAGEYVLCSILMANRDEALTPDPNVLDARRAPAPHIGFGHGIHHCVGAAVARSVLRLAYQTLWQRLPGLRLAVPVERVRLRNAFIDSPDQLPVAW, encoded by the coding sequence ATGGATCACGTCATCGATGAGGTCGCGCCCCTCGTGGAGCCGACGGCGAACTACATGAGGAGAACGAACTGCGATCCGCACGAGGACATGTTCGCGCTGCGGGCGCACGGCCCGCTGATCCGGATCGGCGGGAACGCCGCCATCCAGATGGGCGCGGAGTACCTCTGGCAGGCGATGGGCTACGACGTCGTCCGGCGGATCCTCGGTGACCACGAGAACTTCACCACCCGGCTGCGGCTGACCAACTCACAGCCGATCAGCGGGGAGGGCACGACCATGCCGCCGGAGCTGGTCGGCCAGATCGCGACCTACGATCCGCCGGAGCACACCCGGCTGCGCCGGATGCTCACCCCGGAGTTCACCGTCCGGCGGATCCGCCGGCTGGAGCCCGCCATCCAGGAGCTCATCGACGAGCGCGTCGACGCGCTGGAGGCGGAGGGACAGCCGGCGGACCTGCAGACGGTGTTCGCCGATCCGGTCGGCGGTGGCGCCGTGTGCGAGCTGCTCGGCATCCCGCGCGACGACCGGAACCTGTTCATGCGGCGGGTCCGGCAGAACGTCGACCTCAGCCGCGGCTTCAAGGCCCGGGCGGCGGACAGCGCGGCTTTCAACAGGTACCTGGACAGCCTCATCGCCCGGCAGCGGCGGGACCCCGACGAGGAGTTCCTCGGCATGCTGGTGCGCGACCACGGCGACGACGTCACGGACGAGGAGCTGCGCGGCGTCTGCACGGCACTGGTGCTCGGCGGGGTCGAGACCGTCGCGGGCATGCTCGGTTTCGGGGTCATGGCGCTGCTCGACAACCCCGGCCAGCGGGACCTGCTCTTCGCCGGCCCGGAGCAGACCGACCGCCTGGTCAACGAACTGCTGCGGTACCTGTCGGCGGTGCAGCAGCCGACCCCGCGGATGGCCGTCAAGGACGTCGTCGTCGGCGGCCAGCTGATCAAGGCGGGGGAGTACGTCCTGTGCTCCATCCTGATGGCCAACCGCGACGAGGCGCTGACCCCGGACCCCAACGTGCTGGACGCCCGGCGCGCTCCGGCGCCGCACATCGGATTCGGGCACGGCATCCACCACTGCGTGGGCGCGGCGGTGGCGCGATCGGTGCTGCGGCTGGCCTACCAGACCCTCTGGCAGCGCCTTCCCGGCCTGCGGCTGGCCGTTCCGGTCGAGCGGGTGCGGCTGCGGAACGCGTTCATCGACAGCCCTGACCAGCTGCCGGTCGCCTGGTGA
- a CDS encoding cytochrome P450, which translates to MFEEINVVQALDLHRRDGFDPVPKLSALMAQGPMTALGTEEEPGGRTAWLATGLDEIRQVLGSDKFSARLVFGGTAAGLAWPGFLTHYDPPEHTRLRRLVASAFAVRRMQKFGVRVERVVEDTLDTIEATGGPVDFVPRFGWAVATTATCDFLGIPRDDQAELSRCLHASRTERSDKRRVAAGNKFMTYMNKVTARTRRDPGDDMFGVVVREHGDEITDAELTGVAAFVMGAGADQVARFLAAGAWLMVREPDQFALLREKPETVPDWLDEVTRYLTSDEKTHPRVAVEDVLIGDRLVRAGDTVTCSLLAANRRNFPGPEDAFDITRERPEHVAFGHGIHHCLGRSLAELVFRTAIPALAQRFPTLRLADPDRAIRLGPPPFDVEALLLDW; encoded by the coding sequence ATGTTCGAGGAGATCAACGTCGTCCAGGCTCTGGACCTGCACCGGAGGGACGGCTTCGATCCGGTGCCGAAGCTGAGCGCCCTGATGGCCCAGGGGCCGATGACCGCGCTGGGCACCGAGGAGGAGCCCGGGGGACGGACCGCCTGGCTCGCCACCGGTCTGGACGAGATCCGGCAGGTGCTCGGCTCCGACAAGTTCAGCGCCCGGCTGGTCTTCGGCGGGACCGCGGCCGGCCTGGCCTGGCCGGGCTTCCTGACCCACTACGACCCGCCGGAGCACACCCGGCTGCGCCGGCTGGTCGCGTCCGCCTTCGCCGTCCGGCGGATGCAGAAGTTCGGCGTGCGGGTGGAGCGGGTGGTCGAGGACACTCTGGACACGATCGAGGCCACCGGCGGACCGGTGGACTTCGTCCCGCGCTTCGGGTGGGCCGTGGCCACGACGGCGACCTGCGACTTTCTCGGGATCCCCCGGGACGACCAGGCGGAGCTGTCCCGCTGCCTGCACGCCAGCCGCACCGAACGGTCGGACAAGCGGCGGGTGGCCGCCGGCAACAAGTTCATGACCTACATGAACAAGGTGACGGCGCGTACCCGCCGCGACCCCGGTGACGACATGTTCGGCGTCGTGGTGCGCGAGCACGGCGACGAGATCACCGACGCCGAGCTGACCGGGGTGGCGGCCTTCGTGATGGGCGCGGGGGCGGATCAGGTGGCCCGGTTCCTCGCCGCCGGCGCGTGGCTGATGGTCCGGGAGCCGGACCAGTTCGCCCTGCTCCGGGAGAAGCCGGAGACGGTACCGGACTGGCTGGACGAGGTGACCCGCTATCTCACCAGCGACGAGAAGACCCATCCGCGGGTCGCCGTCGAGGACGTGCTGATCGGGGATCGCCTGGTCCGGGCCGGCGACACCGTCACGTGCTCGCTGCTGGCCGCGAACCGGCGGAACTTCCCCGGCCCGGAGGACGCCTTCGACATCACCCGGGAACGGCCGGAACACGTCGCGTTCGGGCACGGCATTCACCACTGCCTCGGCCGGTCGCTGGCCGAGCTGGTGTTCCGGACCGCGATCCCGGCCCTGGCGCAGCGGTTCCCCACGCTGCGGCTGGCCGACCCGGACCGCGCCATCCGGCTGGGCCCGCCGCCGTTCGACGTGGAAGCCCTGCTCCTCGACTGGTAG
- a CDS encoding tryptophan halogenase family protein: MPVEEFDVVVTGGGPAGSTVSTLVAMQGHRVLLLEKEVFPRYQIGESLLPSTVHGVCRMLGVADELAAAGFPIKRGGTFRWGARPEPWTFSFGVSPKLTGSTSFAYQVERSRFDEILLRNAQRKGVEVREGCAVTGVTEAEDRVTGLRYTDADGVEHEVAARFVIDASGNKSRLYSSVGGTRNYSEFFRSLALFGYFENGKRLPQPYSGNILSVAFDSGWFWYIPLSDTMTSVGAVVRREMAEKIQGDREEALRALIAECPLISEYLADARRITTGTYGELRVRKDYSYHQTSFWRPGMVLVGDAACFVDPVFSSGVHLATYSGLLAARSINSILAGDLDEKTALTEFEARYRREYGVFYEFLVSFYEMNVNEESYFWQAKKVTNNKHTELESFVELIGGVSSGESALAASGRIAEHSAEFAAAVDQMAADDDGNMVPLFKSQVVRQVMQEGGSVQMKALLGADAEPELPLFPGGLVVSPDGMKWLPYRPV, encoded by the coding sequence ATGCCGGTGGAAGAGTTCGACGTGGTGGTGACCGGCGGCGGGCCGGCCGGTTCGACGGTGAGCACCCTGGTGGCCATGCAGGGCCATCGGGTGCTGCTGCTGGAGAAGGAGGTCTTCCCCAGATATCAGATCGGTGAGTCGCTGCTGCCCTCGACGGTCCACGGGGTGTGCCGGATGCTCGGTGTCGCCGACGAGCTCGCGGCGGCCGGCTTCCCGATCAAGCGGGGCGGCACGTTCCGCTGGGGTGCCCGCCCGGAGCCGTGGACCTTCTCGTTCGGCGTGTCGCCCAAGCTGACCGGGTCGACGTCGTTCGCCTACCAGGTCGAGCGGTCCCGCTTCGACGAGATCCTGCTGCGCAACGCCCAGCGCAAGGGCGTCGAGGTACGGGAGGGCTGCGCCGTCACCGGCGTGACCGAGGCGGAGGACCGGGTCACCGGCCTGCGGTACACCGACGCGGACGGTGTGGAGCACGAGGTGGCGGCGCGCTTCGTCATCGACGCCTCGGGCAACAAGAGCCGGCTGTACTCCAGCGTCGGCGGCACCCGGAACTACTCGGAGTTCTTCCGCAGCCTGGCGCTGTTCGGCTACTTCGAGAACGGCAAGCGGCTGCCCCAGCCGTACTCGGGCAACATCCTGAGCGTCGCCTTCGACAGCGGCTGGTTCTGGTACATCCCGCTGAGCGACACGATGACCAGTGTCGGCGCGGTGGTCCGCCGGGAGATGGCGGAGAAGATCCAGGGTGACCGGGAGGAGGCGCTGCGGGCGCTGATCGCCGAGTGCCCGCTGATCTCCGAGTACCTCGCCGACGCCCGCCGGATCACCACCGGCACGTACGGGGAGCTGCGGGTCCGCAAGGACTACTCGTACCACCAGACGTCGTTCTGGCGTCCCGGGATGGTGCTGGTCGGCGACGCCGCCTGCTTCGTGGACCCGGTGTTCTCCTCGGGCGTGCACCTGGCGACGTACAGCGGCCTGCTCGCCGCCCGGTCGATCAACAGCATCCTCGCCGGCGACCTGGACGAGAAGACCGCGCTCACCGAGTTCGAGGCGCGGTACCGCCGCGAGTACGGGGTGTTCTACGAGTTCCTGGTGTCGTTCTACGAGATGAACGTCAACGAGGAGTCGTACTTCTGGCAGGCCAAGAAGGTCACCAACAACAAGCACACCGAGCTCGAGTCCTTCGTGGAGCTGATCGGCGGGGTGTCGTCGGGTGAGTCGGCGCTGGCGGCGTCCGGCCGGATCGCCGAGCACAGCGCCGAGTTCGCCGCGGCGGTGGACCAGATGGCCGCCGACGACGACGGCAACATGGTGCCGCTGTTCAAGTCGCAGGTCGTCCGGCAGGTCATGCAGGAGGGCGGCTCGGTGCAGATGAAGGCGCTGCTCGGTGCGGACGCCGAGCCCGAACTGCCGCTGTTCCCCGGCGGCCTGGTGGTCTCGCCCGACGGGATGAAGTGGCTGCCCTACCGCCCGGTCTGA
- a CDS encoding cytochrome P450 produces the protein MALPLPHQRHRLDPVPEFHDMRESGPLHEYDTEPGMDGRKQWLVTGYDEVRTILADHVRFSSARPVENEADRAQLPGILQAYDPPDHTRLRKTVAPAYSARRLKSLRPRIEEIVEECLDDFESIGSPVDFVRYAAWPIPAFIACEFLGVPRDDQAELSRMIRDSRESRIPRQRAAAGLGVVNYTQRLAARLRREPGAGMIGALVREHGDQVSDEELAGLAEANLTMATEQMAAQLAVAVLLLVTHPEQMALLRKRPELLDAAIEEMLRYTSVVEAPSPRVALTDLTLGGREIHAGDVLTCAMLAVNRSRADGFDITRENITHLSFGHGIHHCIGAPLARMELRAVLPAVVRRFPSLRLAVPEREVRFKPGRPAPFAVEELPLEW, from the coding sequence ATGGCACTTCCCCTGCCGCACCAGCGGCACCGGCTCGATCCGGTGCCGGAGTTCCACGACATGCGGGAGAGCGGGCCGCTGCACGAGTACGACACCGAGCCCGGCATGGACGGCCGCAAGCAGTGGCTGGTCACCGGGTACGACGAGGTCCGGACGATCCTGGCCGACCACGTCCGGTTCAGCTCGGCCCGGCCGGTCGAGAACGAGGCGGACCGCGCCCAGCTGCCCGGCATCCTGCAGGCGTACGACCCGCCCGACCACACCCGGCTGCGCAAGACGGTGGCCCCGGCGTACTCGGCCCGGCGGCTGAAGTCGCTGCGGCCGCGGATCGAGGAGATCGTCGAGGAGTGCCTCGACGACTTCGAGAGCATCGGCTCGCCGGTGGACTTCGTCAGGTACGCCGCCTGGCCGATCCCGGCGTTCATCGCCTGCGAGTTCCTCGGCGTCCCGCGGGACGACCAGGCCGAGCTGTCCCGGATGATCCGGGACAGCCGGGAGAGCCGGATCCCCCGGCAGCGGGCCGCGGCCGGGCTGGGCGTCGTCAACTACACCCAGCGGCTGGCGGCCCGCCTGCGCCGCGAGCCGGGTGCGGGGATGATCGGGGCCCTGGTACGCGAGCACGGCGACCAGGTCAGCGACGAGGAGCTGGCCGGGCTCGCCGAGGCGAACCTGACCATGGCGACCGAGCAGATGGCCGCCCAGCTGGCGGTGGCGGTGCTGCTCCTGGTGACCCACCCGGAGCAGATGGCGCTGCTGCGCAAGCGTCCCGAGCTGCTGGACGCCGCGATCGAGGAGATGCTCCGCTACACCTCCGTCGTCGAGGCGCCCTCGCCCCGGGTCGCCCTGACCGACCTGACCCTGGGTGGCCGCGAGATCCACGCCGGCGACGTCCTGACCTGCGCGATGCTGGCGGTCAACCGCTCCCGCGCGGACGGGTTCGACATCACCCGGGAGAACATCACGCATTTGTCGTTCGGGCACGGCATCCACCACTGCATCGGCGCGCCGCTGGCCAGGATGGAGCTGCGGGCGGTGCTGCCGGCAGTGGTCCGGCGGTTCCCGTCGCTGCGGCTGGCGGTCCCGGAGCGGGAGGTGCGGTTCAAGCCGGGCCGGCCGGCGCCCTTCGCCGTGGAGGAGCTTCCCCTTGAGTGGTGA
- a CDS encoding FAD-dependent oxidoreductase, with product MLVEEFDVVVTGGGPAGSTVGALVAMRGHRVLVLEKEVFPRFQIGESLLPATVHGVCRALGVTDELAAAEFRVRSGGTYRWGADPEPWSYSFADSPRLTGATSFAYQAERRRFDEILLRNAQRNGAEVREGCAVVGVTEAGDRVTGLRYTDADGAEHEVAARWVVDASGAGGKLSTAVGGVRDHADSPGGLAVSGYFGRCRQPAPYGGNTLIVAFDGGWFWYTPVTGGLTSVGAVVRGELADQVRDDPEKAFAALIAGCPPIADLLAEAARVTAGSFGRLRLTANDTYAHTTFWRPGMVLVGDAACFVDQVLPSGVHLATHGALLAARAINSVLAGAADEKAALTAFEAAYRREFAVLHDLTASFHEKDADQKTVFRYATHITTGEHSAAESFATLAGGVSSGELPGKHFDSDEHCDIEERK from the coding sequence GTGCTGGTGGAAGAGTTCGACGTGGTGGTGACCGGCGGCGGCCCGGCCGGTTCGACGGTGGGCGCCCTGGTGGCCATGCGGGGGCACCGGGTGCTGGTGCTGGAGAAGGAGGTCTTTCCCCGGTTCCAGATCGGCGAGTCGCTGCTGCCCGCCACCGTCCACGGGGTGTGCCGGGCGCTCGGCGTCACCGACGAGCTGGCGGCGGCCGAGTTCCGGGTCAGATCCGGCGGCACGTACCGCTGGGGCGCCGACCCGGAGCCGTGGAGCTACTCCTTCGCCGACTCGCCGCGGCTGACCGGGGCGACGTCGTTCGCCTACCAGGCCGAGCGGCGGCGCTTCGACGAGATCCTGCTGCGCAACGCGCAGCGCAACGGCGCCGAGGTGCGGGAGGGCTGCGCGGTCGTCGGGGTGACCGAGGCCGGCGATCGGGTCACCGGCCTGCGGTACACCGACGCGGACGGCGCCGAGCACGAGGTGGCGGCGCGCTGGGTGGTCGACGCCTCGGGCGCCGGCGGCAAGCTGTCCACCGCCGTCGGCGGTGTCCGGGACCACGCGGACTCGCCGGGCGGCCTGGCGGTGTCCGGGTACTTCGGCCGCTGCCGGCAGCCGGCACCGTACGGCGGCAACACCCTGATCGTCGCCTTCGACGGCGGCTGGTTCTGGTACACCCCGGTGACCGGCGGGCTGACCAGCGTCGGCGCGGTGGTCCGCGGGGAGCTGGCGGACCAGGTCCGGGACGACCCGGAGAAGGCGTTCGCGGCCCTGATCGCCGGCTGCCCGCCGATCGCGGACCTGCTCGCCGAGGCGGCGCGGGTGACGGCCGGCAGCTTCGGCAGGCTGCGGCTCACCGCGAACGACACCTACGCGCACACGACGTTCTGGCGGCCCGGGATGGTGCTGGTCGGTGACGCCGCGTGCTTCGTGGACCAGGTGCTGCCCTCCGGCGTGCACCTGGCGACCCACGGCGCGCTGCTCGCGGCCCGGGCGATCAACAGCGTCCTGGCCGGTGCGGCGGACGAGAAGGCGGCGCTGACCGCGTTCGAGGCGGCGTATCGCCGCGAGTTCGCGGTCCTCCACGACCTCACGGCGTCCTTCCACGAGAAGGACGCCGATCAGAAAACCGTTTTTCGGTACGCCACGCACATCACCACCGGCGAGCACTCCGCCGCGGAGTCCTTCGCGACCCTGGCCGGAGGAGTGTCCTCCGGTGAATTGCCCGGCAAGCACTTCGATTCTGACGAGCACTGCGACATTGAGGAGCGGAAGTGA